A part of Penaeus chinensis breed Huanghai No. 1 chromosome 6, ASM1920278v2, whole genome shotgun sequence genomic DNA contains:
- the LOC125026398 gene encoding aladin-like yields the protein MISLDHLPPPPPLGFVTAYENDGRLGAREACQALSTAKSWLGDQFNEVVVGQEPVRTAHNKQEARDAFYAHTETPWQRVMSAYYEEGWEAALQEMVRCNNEKNMPQALSTIASLILNGLGLIAKAQALLPSASINGTLATADARSPGGSVVSVEWHPHTNTLAAVFCDDTVRVFAAGRSITPLLKHRLQKSITQVAWMPFSASLLAVGCECGVLLWTLDPVNVVTRPSGSCVTLLAHPGVTPVTSLSWHPKGNLLACVGGSNSQLVVWDVGREESVVVHSGMGGSISLVMWSPDGSRLFVAYTSKNMRVFETSNWTYEQWSLESPIQSAVWSSAGHLLLFVTQDDPLMYYLGFIPGEGVGGTQVAAQIADLTPTQVIDESGDSITVGGPVKQLTWDPRSERLAVVFRDTECVALFHTHTHPSLHLAPGGFIRGEPGHIPVSISFQHNLNTGAVLSVVWSSGQVQHIPMRYASREPLNTTLIAGNLNASIRASVLNSSITMNNSVSFVGSPITSPLTGYLFSSPDKDL from the exons ATGATCAGTTTGGACCATCTACCGCCACCTCCGCCTTTGGGGTTTGTAACAGCTTACGAAAATGATGGTCGCTTGGGGGCAAGAGAGGCATGTCAAGCACTCAGTACAGCAAAATCGTGg CTGGGAGACCAGTTCAATGAAGTAGTTGTTGGACAAGAGCCAGTGCGCACAGCCCACAATAAACAGGAAGCACGAGATGCAttttatgcacacacagagacaccctGGCAACGTGTTATGTCAGCATA CTATGAAGAGGGATGGGAAGCAGCACTGCAGGAGATGGTGAGGTGCAACAATGAGAAAAATATGCCACAAGCCCTGTCGACCATTGCCTCTCTTATCCTTAATGGACTGGGGCTCATAGCAAAAGCACAGGCCCTTTTGCCATCTGCAAGCATAAATGGCACCTTGGCCACAGCTG ATGCACGCAGTCCAGGTGGAAGTGTAGTGAGTGTAGAATGGCATCCTCACACAAACACCTTGGCGGCTGTCTTCTGTGATGATACTGTGAGAGTGTTTGCCGCAGGACGAAGCATCACACCACTCCTGAAACATCGTTTGCAAAAGTCCATTACTCAGGTTGCATGGAT GCCTTTTTCAGCTTCCCTCCTGGCAGTAGGTTGTGAGTGTGGAGTGTTACTGTGGACTCTGGACCCTGTTAATGTGGTAACACGACCATCTGGATCATGTGTAACCCTCCTTGCACATCCCGGAGTGACACCCGTTACCTCCCTGTCATGGCATCCCAAG GGAAACTTACTTGCCTGTGTAGGAGGCAGCAACAGTCAACTTGTGGTGTGGGATGTTGGCCGTGAGGAGTCTGTTGTGGTCCACAGTGGAATGGGGGGAAGCATCTCCCTTGTGATGTGGTCACCTGATGGTTCCAGACTCTTCGTTGCATATACAAGCAAGAATATGCG TGTGTTTGAAACTAGCAACTGGACGTATGAACAGTGGAGCTTGGAATCTCCCATCCAGTCGGCTGTTTGGTCGAGTGCCGGTCACCTCTTGCTGTTCGTAACCCAAGATGACCCTCTGATGTATTACCTGGGCTTCATCCCAGGTGAAGGAGTGGGGGGAACACAAGTCGCAGCACAGATTGCCGACCTCACTCCCACGCAGGTCATTGATGAAAGCGGTGATAGTATCAC AGTTGGAGGGCCAGTAAAACAATTGACTTGGGACCCCAGAAGTGAACGCCTAGCGGTAGTGTTCCGTGATACTGAATGCGTTGCTCTgttccacacccacactcacccttCCTTGCACTTGGCACCGGG TGGATTTATAAGAGGAGAGCCAGGACACATTCCAGTCAGCATCAGTTTCCAGCATAATTTAAATACCGGAGCTGTCCTCTCTGTG GTCTGGAGCAGTGGACAGGTCCAACACATCCCCATGCGCTATGCCTCCCGGGAGCCCCTCAACACAACACTAATTGCCGGCAATCTCAACGCCTCCATAAGAGCCTCAGTCCTCAATTCTAGTATAACCATGAACAATTCTGTGTCCTTCGTAGGGTCCCCTATAACATCTCCACTGACTGGCTACTTGTTTTCATCGCCTGATAAAGACCTTTGA